From the genome of Streptomyces sp. NBC_00659, one region includes:
- a CDS encoding ABC transporter permease subunit, with amino-acid sequence MSFAPVLRAEWIKIRTLRSLLWSLLAVLVATVAFSALAGLDNSDDPEFDPLFSTFFGVSFGQIAAITFGAQAVSAEYQGGALRVSLAAVPVRGRWFLAKTVAIGVPALGIGLVTGVIGLVVGTSVLGSRADALTWTEELRGVVGCAVYLSLMALFAAGLAAVLRSGVATLSILIPFLLIVSFVVGSASGSVADFLPDKAGQTVLHASWDGALGPWSGLAVTALWTAAALGAGAWCVRRRDA; translated from the coding sequence GTGTCCTTCGCACCCGTACTCCGCGCGGAATGGATCAAGATCCGAACCCTGCGCTCGCTCCTCTGGAGCCTGCTCGCCGTCCTCGTGGCCACGGTCGCGTTCTCGGCGCTCGCCGGACTCGACAACTCCGACGACCCGGAGTTCGACCCGCTCTTCTCGACCTTCTTCGGTGTCAGTTTCGGCCAGATCGCGGCCATCACCTTCGGAGCCCAGGCGGTCTCGGCCGAGTACCAGGGCGGCGCGCTCCGCGTCTCGCTGGCCGCGGTGCCCGTCCGGGGGCGCTGGTTCCTGGCCAAGACGGTGGCGATCGGCGTACCGGCTCTGGGGATCGGCCTGGTCACGGGCGTGATCGGTCTGGTCGTCGGGACGTCCGTGCTCGGTTCCCGGGCCGACGCCCTGACCTGGACGGAGGAGCTCCGGGGCGTGGTCGGCTGCGCCGTCTACCTGTCCTTGATGGCCCTGTTCGCGGCGGGCCTGGCAGCCGTCCTGCGCAGCGGGGTCGCCACGCTGAGCATCCTGATCCCGTTCCTCCTGATCGTGTCCTTCGTCGTGGGGAGCGCGTCGGGGAGTGTGGCGGACTTCCTGCCGGACAAGGCCGGGCAGACGGTCCTGCACGCGTCGTGGGACGGCGCCCTTGGGCCCTGGAGCGGGCTCGCCGTGACCGCGCTGTGGACCGCCGCGGCTCTGGGCGCGGGGGCGTGGTGCGTCCGGCGCAGGGACGCGTGA
- a CDS encoding ABC transporter ATP-binding protein: MTSIDVRDLTKEYGSKRAVDHLTFSVLPGRVTGFLGPNGAGKSTTMRLVLGLDRPTSGTATIGGHAYATLDEPLRKVGALLDAGAAHGSRTARNHLRALAATNRIPERRVDEVLEETGLAAVARHRVKTYSLGMRQRLGIAAALLGDPPVMLLDEPSNGLDPEGIIWIRELLRRLAREGRTVLVSSHLMNETASFADQLVVLGRGRLLADMPMRAFIDARVRPRVRVRSTDSRALGGLLAERGIEAVEGEDGRWTAFDAGLEDIGRLTSAAGLSILELAAEEGTLEQAYLDLTAAETEFAAAPTQPQEV, translated from the coding sequence ATGACCAGCATCGACGTCCGAGACCTGACCAAGGAGTACGGCAGCAAGCGTGCCGTGGACCACCTGACCTTCAGCGTTCTCCCCGGCCGTGTCACCGGATTCCTCGGCCCCAACGGCGCCGGAAAGTCCACCACCATGCGGCTCGTGCTGGGCCTGGACCGGCCCACTTCCGGCACCGCCACCATCGGGGGCCACGCGTACGCCACCCTCGACGAACCGCTCCGGAAGGTGGGCGCCCTCCTCGACGCGGGAGCCGCGCACGGATCGCGGACCGCCCGGAACCACCTGCGGGCCCTCGCCGCGACCAACCGCATCCCCGAACGCCGGGTCGACGAGGTGCTGGAGGAGACGGGGCTCGCCGCGGTGGCCCGGCACCGGGTGAAGACGTACTCCCTGGGCATGCGTCAGCGTCTGGGCATCGCGGCCGCCCTGCTCGGCGACCCGCCCGTGATGCTCCTGGACGAACCGTCGAACGGCCTGGACCCCGAAGGGATCATCTGGATCCGGGAGCTGCTGCGCCGGCTGGCCAGGGAAGGGCGCACCGTCCTCGTCTCCAGCCACCTCATGAACGAGACCGCCTCCTTCGCCGACCAGCTAGTCGTCCTCGGCCGCGGCAGACTCCTGGCCGACATGCCCATGCGCGCGTTCATCGACGCGCGCGTGCGGCCTCGCGTCCGGGTCCGCAGCACGGACAGCCGTGCCCTGGGGGGCCTGCTGGCGGAGCGCGGCATCGAGGCCGTCGAGGGCGAGGACGGCCGCTGGACCGCGTTCGACGCAGGACTGGAGGACATCGGGCGCCTCACCTCGGCCGCGGGTCTCTCCATCCTCGAACTCGCTGCGGAAGAAGGGACGTTGGAGCAGGCCTATCTGGATCTGACGGCCGCCGAGACCGAGTTCGCCGCCGCCCCGACACAGCCTCAGGAGGTCTGA
- a CDS encoding sensor histidine kinase, with amino-acid sequence MAQFLRPLLWGTTYTRLLHLWVPMLFTSVWLFIDLSKPWVPAVMVIPLGLIPAVRRGEGVQARFMLAPGERGGEDTAFSIAPSVGWRDRWRTVLWLEARILLGWVACGVTVWLPVFAVDLGRAATGYRPTDDPAVMLLDPHWSCALLIPLPLLALYGVVVGLGELTTALARRLLGPSPTERLAALEERTEQLLERNRIARELHDSIGHALTVAVVQAGAARAAGDPEFTSRALAAIEETGRSALEDLERVLGVLREARRPVSSRPTLTDADRLLESARTSGAKVDAEVSGPLETVAGPVSREGYRILQESLTNVLRHAGSVPVRVRIEVRDGTLSLEVRNPLPDGRAGPGRGSGLRGIRERAALLGGSARTGPHEGDWQVHAEIPSH; translated from the coding sequence ATGGCCCAATTTCTGCGCCCGCTGCTGTGGGGGACGACGTACACGCGTTTGCTGCACTTGTGGGTGCCGATGCTGTTCACCAGTGTGTGGCTGTTCATCGACTTGTCGAAGCCGTGGGTGCCCGCGGTGATGGTGATTCCCCTGGGGCTGATCCCGGCCGTGCGGCGGGGCGAGGGTGTGCAGGCCCGTTTCATGCTGGCGCCGGGTGAGCGGGGCGGTGAGGACACGGCGTTCTCGATCGCTCCTTCCGTCGGGTGGCGGGACCGGTGGCGGACCGTGCTCTGGCTGGAAGCGCGCATCCTGCTGGGCTGGGTGGCTTGCGGTGTCACCGTCTGGCTGCCCGTGTTCGCTGTCGATCTCGGCAGAGCGGCCACCGGTTACCGGCCCACCGACGATCCCGCGGTAATGCTCCTGGACCCGCACTGGAGCTGCGCGCTGCTCATCCCGCTGCCCCTGCTGGCCCTGTACGGCGTGGTGGTCGGCCTCGGTGAGCTGACCACGGCGCTCGCTCGGCGGCTCCTCGGTCCCTCCCCCACCGAGCGGCTCGCCGCGTTGGAGGAGCGGACCGAACAGCTCCTGGAGCGCAATCGCATCGCCCGCGAGCTCCACGACTCCATCGGACACGCGCTGACGGTCGCGGTGGTGCAGGCCGGCGCCGCGCGCGCGGCCGGCGACCCGGAGTTCACCTCCCGTGCCCTGGCCGCCATCGAGGAGACCGGACGGTCCGCCCTGGAGGATCTGGAGCGGGTGCTGGGCGTGCTGCGCGAGGCGCGGCGTCCCGTGAGCAGCCGTCCCACGCTGACCGACGCCGACCGGCTGCTGGAGTCCGCGCGCACCTCGGGGGCCAAGGTGGACGCAGAGGTCTCGGGCCCGTTGGAGACGGTGGCCGGTCCGGTGTCCAGAGAGGGCTACCGCATCCTCCAGGAGTCGCTCACCAATGTGCTCCGCCATGCCGGGAGCGTCCCGGTGCGGGTCCGTATCGAGGTCAGGGACGGCACGCTCTCCCTGGAGGTCCGCAATCCGCTGCCGGACGGCAGAGCCGGTCCCGGGCGGGGCAGCGGTCTGCGCGGCATTCGGGAGCGGGCCGCGCTGCTCGGCGGCAGCGCCCGGACGGGCCCGCACGAGGGTGACTGGCAGGTGCACGCCGAGATTCCGTCGCACTGA
- a CDS encoding response regulator transcription factor, with amino-acid sequence MPVTVLLVDDEPLVRAGLRAVLEAQPDIEVVGEAADGAAVIPLVRQLRPDVVAMDVRMPLMDGIEATRAVLRTVTDPPKILVVTTFENDEYVYEALRAGADGFLLKRARPAEIVHAVRLVAEGESLLFPASVRQLAAEYGETGGNPAARAVMDRAALTEREADVLRLMARGMSNAEIAARLVVGTETVKSHVSSVLTKLGARDRTQAVIAAYESGFVAPG; translated from the coding sequence ATGCCGGTCACCGTTCTGCTCGTCGACGACGAACCCCTCGTACGCGCGGGGCTGCGCGCCGTGCTGGAGGCGCAGCCCGACATCGAGGTCGTCGGTGAGGCCGCCGACGGCGCCGCCGTGATCCCGCTCGTCCGGCAGTTGCGGCCGGACGTGGTCGCCATGGATGTCCGGATGCCGCTGATGGACGGCATCGAGGCCACCCGCGCGGTGCTGCGGACCGTCACCGATCCGCCGAAGATCCTTGTCGTGACGACGTTCGAGAACGACGAGTACGTCTACGAGGCGCTGCGCGCCGGGGCCGACGGCTTCCTCCTGAAGCGGGCGCGGCCGGCCGAGATCGTGCACGCGGTGCGGCTGGTGGCCGAGGGCGAGTCCCTGCTGTTCCCCGCCTCCGTACGGCAGTTGGCGGCCGAGTACGGGGAGACAGGCGGGAATCCGGCGGCGCGGGCGGTCATGGATCGGGCCGCGCTGACCGAGCGCGAGGCGGACGTGCTGCGGCTGATGGCACGGGGCATGTCCAACGCCGAGATCGCCGCGCGGCTGGTCGTCGGCACGGAGACGGTCAAGTCGCACGTCAGCTCCGTACTGACGAAGCTGGGTGCCCGGGACCGTACTCAGGCGGTCATCGCGGCCTA